AGGCTAACACTGGCTCTTAACAGTTCTCGTACCTTATGGGGTATGGCACCAGCCAAGTTTCCTTTGTTATAATAATTCTGGAGGTCTTTAAAATGTATCATTATCTCGGCTTTTTTCCAGAAAACAAAGAAATCATTGCCATTATCGGTCCCAGAAGGCCTATAAAAGGGTCTTCTGCATCAGAAATACTTCAGCACCAACGTGACTGTGATATAGCCTATCATCTGGCCCAGCAAGCTGCTAGAAAAGATGTTGTGGTTCTCTCTGGTTTAGCCACAGGTATTGACACAGCAGCTCATTTAGGTTGTCTTGATGCAGGTGGAATAACAGTGGCCGTTGTACCTTTCGGATTGTCCGCACCTATTTCTCCAGCCGAAAATCGTAGTCTTTTTCACCAAATAGTACACAAAGGCGGGTGCATTGTCAGTCAATTTAAGCCAAAGCAACCAGCAGCTAAATGGACCTTTATTGTCCGGGATAAAACACAGGCAGAACTTTCGTCAAAAATCGTTGTAGTGGGCACCTTTCCTCCGAATGGACTCATTGTCGGAGGGACAAGGCACTGTGCCCTATGGGGAAGAAAAATGGGCAAGCCATTATTTCACTATAGAGAATTCAATGGTCAATATGTGATTTACAAAGATCAGCAGGTTAGCATTGGTGAAATTTAAATCTTAGACCGACTTATCATCTGTTTAGAAAGTTATAGTATAGGGAAATAATAAACCTATCATAAAATTAGGTAATAGTTAAAAATGTCAAATTTTTTTGTCAATGGGTTGCAATTTTTTTCACATTCCCATACCATATATGTAAATCTGGAAGGAGTGGTTAAATGTTAACGGTCAGGAGACTTTCATTGGAAGAAATTTTGGATCTTGAATGGCTCGCTTTATTAGTAGATCAAGTATTGGAATATAATTATTATACTGTCCCTCTGGAGGAAAAACACTTAAAGATGATTCAGTTGTCTGTTAACGGTTCTTTGGACATGGAAACTATTGCAAGCTATATTGTGGATTACCTTTCTCCCGAAGCCATTAATTTTAACTATCAATATAAAGATCATTCATCACTAAGCCAAGACGAAGTTGGGTAAAACTAAAATTTCTATAAATACCTTGGCCAACAAACTTAATTATGGTATACTTTACCCCAAATGGTACAAGGTGGTATCAATAATTGAGCAAACATTTAAATTTTAAAATCATATTTAGCGCCATTGGTTTTTTTTTAATTGGGTTAAGTATGTTCTTTCCTGATCGTTCCTGGTTAATTATATCTGGTGCAATTATATTTACCATTGGCATGGTGAGAAAACCCAAGAGAAATAAGCGGTAATACCCGGCAAAGTTGCACGGGTATTTTTTATCTTCAAATCGGAAAGTAACTTTCCGAGCCAAGTTAAAGCTCCAAAATAACCAATTTTTGGTTATACCGCTTGAGCTGCTATGTTGCCTGAATGCCTAATCACTCGGAAAGCGTTATCACTGCTGTATACTCCAATAAAAAGCTAGATTTTAGGGTGCAGTTAATAAGACCCATCTTTTTTGGATCAGTGATATCATATTTGATTAATTCGATTAGTCTCGAGTTTGTTTAACCTGAACTTACGGCAACCCATGCCTGTATGCAAAGGAATTCTTGTAATTTTTCCTTAGCATTCTTCAATGCCTTTTGCAGCCAGGGATTAGGGGCTAACTTTATATGGCGGTAACGGTTGTTGCCTACAATGTTCCCAGGTACATTCAGTATTTTACGGCGGATAGTGGGCACTTCAGCACGGCTGTCTTTGCCATCCAATAAGGCCAAGCGAAACCAGTTGAGAAGGTTATACGATAATACTTTGAGCCACATAAAGGCTTTGTTTCGATCCATCTCTGCTTGGCTCATTTTTTCAAAGCCTAAGCCAACCTTGAGTTCATCAATTTTGTTTTCGATATTGCAACGCTTATTGTATTCGTGCCATACCTCCTCTGGGTTGTGCTCGTCACTAGAAGTAATTATCACCTGGTAGTCGAATGTCTTCAGGTCAAAGTTAAGTTGATCGCCGCATGCCTTAGGTTCTTGAGTTTCACGGATAAATACAAACCTGCGGGCTTTGGACCATTTAGGTAATGGAATGGTGATTTCTGCTGCAGCATAATGGTTGCTCAAAGACTGCCACTGGTTCTGGTCATCAAGGTATTTAATGACCTTTCTCATATTACTGGTGAGTTTAGCCTTACAAATATACTCGATGCCCTGTTCTTCCAGGTAGGCAAAGTTATCCTCATCAAAGAAACCTTTATCTATGCGGATACCTTTTACGAGGATATTCTGGGCAGCTAAGATCTCTAATGTCTCTTTAAGGAATTCCATAAATTGGCCATTGCTGGCGACGTTCCCACTATATAACCCGGCATTGACTAGTTCGCAAGTTCCAGAGATAAATGCTACCTTTACCTTGTAGGAAGGCCTCCCGTGGTACCGAGGATTGTAACCGACTTTTGATCCTTCCTGTTTCCCAAAAACAGTGAGGACACTGTCATCAATATCTAGCCAGACTTCACGGGGCTGATCGGATTTGGCCTTTAAGGACAGCATTTCCTGATTCACCAGAGGCAATTGGTTTAATGCCTCCTGCTCACAGATAAGAGATAGAAAGTTCCGCAAAGTGCTTTCGTCAGGCACTTGTGTTACTTCTTTAATTTTCTGGTATCCAGGGTCAGTTTGCAGAGCATTCATATGAGAAAACCGTAATAATCCCAAGGAAAGGGCATCAATGATTGTATCTAACAACCCTGTATCAGAGTATTTACAGTTATGATGTCGCTTAAGGGAAACCCCTTTAAGCATACCCTTGAAATCAATGGCTTGCTTAAACGCCTCTAGTATGCCAAAATTTCCATAAGCAGTTACAGAAGTATTGTCAAAGCTAATCGGAAGATCACTTTTGCTAGTCAGGCGTTGAAGAGAATGTAATTTCTTCTGATATTTACGTTCCAAATCACGTCGTTGTTGACGGGTCAAAGTTTCAAGTTGATTTGTGGTAATAAATTGTGATACCATCATTTCAGAGGGTCACCATCCTTTTGGAATGTTTTGTTTGGACGCTAAACAATTCCGTAGAAGGGGCGGTGTACCCTCTTTTTCTGTCAAATTTTTTACAACAAAAAATGGTTATTAGACCTTGATGTTATTGGGTTTTTAAACTTTACTTTCCGTATCTAAGTTTATAGTATACCTTATTTATTTTTTCAAATCATGATAAACAGGAGTAAAAACAAAATGAAAACGGAAAAATAAAATAAAATCATCTGGAGGTGATTGTTTTATGATGCGTAATAACACGTGGAGATATCCTAATCTTGGCTTCTGGGTAGTTCATGTTGCATCTTTGGCTGCAATGGGATATTTAGCATACAAAGCCAAGGATTGCAGTTGTGACATTGATTATTCAGAAAACCAATCCTTCTCCAACAAAATGCCCCAGAATCAGGAACCTCAGGTTGACCAGTTTTAAAGTATAACTTGATATTTTTTTTTAGAAAAACATAGTTTGTATAATCCTCTAATGTTTTAAATCCCGAGGCAACCTTCGTATCTCTAGTACATTTAGGGAGGTCAATACTTCCTATATACTAAAAATAACCCGACTTAAGTCGGGTTATTTTTAGTATAATATAGGTTAAAATACGCAAGAGGTGATCATAATGCATATTCTTTGGTTATTAATGGGAGTCTTGGGCGCTTTATGGATATTTTGGGATACACGTAAACAGGGTTATTCCTTTGAATCTTCTTTTCGGTGGGCACTAGGTACTTTTTTTGTACCCGCAGCAGTCATCCCTTTTTACCTCTTCCAATCCAACATAAGAGAAAAGAGGCATAAAAGCTATAATAAGGGACCTGTGGATATTACCGCAAATATTCTTTTGAAATGTCCCCATTGCGGAATTTTCTACGAAGGAAATCCAGAAAGGTGTCCCAACTGTAAAGCCCTTGTTAAAGATGAATAAGGAGCTTAGTCTCCCCTATCCCTGTGTTAATTTAGGATCTTCGCCAGCGTTAAATGGTATTCTTACAACCTTACCATTTTCTCCGAGACGGCCAAGGTTCTTTCCGTTGACATTCACTTCTACTACACCGGCATTTCCCACATGAAGAAAGATCTTCTCCTGAGCTTTAAAGTCTTTCATTTCCCCTGCTCCTACCAAACCACTAAAGACGGTATTACCATCCGCTTCAACTTGCATCCAACTTTGTTTTTCAGTAACTTTCAAAACAACCCTTACCCCATCCATTTCCTGTGGGGTGCGGGGTTTTGTGGGTACATTAATTTGACTAGGTGTCTTTTCTGCTGAACTATTTAAATTATCCTGTGCTGTCTTAGGTAAATCCGGCTTGTTATCTTTTGTTTGACCACTGTTATTATAAAAGGTGTTAAAGGCTAGCAATGATACAATGGCCAGTCCTGCTGCAACATATCTCCACATTTTGTTCCCTGAAATAACAGGTTCTGGGTCAGCTTGTTTTTTTTCTTCAACAGGAGGTTGATTATCCTGTGTGATTTGGCCATATTCTTCCATGATTTCTTCTGTATTAATCTCAAGATATTTTGCATAGGTTCTTAAGAAGGCCTTTGCATACACAGGCCCAGGCAAAATATCAAATTCTTCATTTTCTAAGGCTTCAAGATATTTCGCTCTAATCTTGGTTGCCTCTTCTAAGTATTCAAACGAGTAACCCTTTTCTTTTCTTGCGCTCCTTAAAGCTTCCCCTACTGCCACCATCGTCACCTCCGATTTTCGCTGGTATACCATACTCGGGTAAAGATGTTACCCAATTCGCAATTATACCTGTGGCTTCATTTAAATCATCACAATCAACAGATAAATCATATTCATCGTTGGGTGAATCAGGATATTTATATAGAGGATCGTAATACTTTGTTAAAAGGTAAGGAATAACCTCCTCAAACTTTCTTTCATCGATCTTTTGATTTAATTCTTCTACAGTTTTGTTTCCAAGAGACTTCTTTAATAGGGCTGTACTTAACTTCAGCATTTCAATATTATTATCAGGGCCCTTTGTATATTCATCTATAATCCTTTGCACCCGCTTCTCTATTGAAGCATACATTAAAACTCGATAACCCTGTGACATGGCGTTGAAAACTGAAGTTGGTACGATTAGTTTACCCACTCTGCGACTTTCACACTCTACAGCTACCATTCCTTTATCTTCTGCTCTTATAAGGGTTTGTACAATACTTGACTCAAAATCCTTTTGGGAAGGTGATTCTGGCAAACCAATCTTACCATAGGCTGATCCTCTATGACAGGCAATAGATTCTAAATCTAAAACAGGTATGCCAAACCTATTTAAGTTATTTAAAACAATGGTTTTCCCTACTCCGGTTAAACCATGTAAAACAATGCATTTATGCGGTATCAAGTCCTGATCTAAATAAGCATGTATATGCTTACGATAAGCTTTATAACCACCCTGTATCCGATAAAGGTTTATGCCTAGGGTATTTAAGATCGAGGCTGCATATTTGCTACGCATTCCTCCACGCCAACAGTAAAGAAAAACCGTTTTATCCTTAGCCAATTTTGAAATATCATCATATAGTGCCGGAAGTTTTGGGCTTGCAATTTCTAAACCCAATCTTTTGGCGGCTTCCGTCCCAACCTGTTTGTATACTATGCCAACCTTTGCCCTTTCTTCATTTGTAAATAAAGGAATGTTTATTGCACCAGGAATCGAACCTTCTGCAAATTCTCCCTCTGACCGTAAATCAATAAAACAAGCATCATTTTGTTGTAAAGCTTGATTAATGAAAATATCTTTTAGCATATTGTCTTACTTCCTTGTCGCATCTATTCTAGTTTTTCTTTTTTTATCCTGCAAAAAGAATTAGATAAAAAACCCTATGACTTTAGGATTTCCTATCTAATTCGCCAAAATTCTATCGCCACTCTACATTTAGGCATATTTAGGTAATGTTAATCAAAGTCAGTATAGCATGCACATCAATAATGGTCAACTTATGCAAGTTGACCATTATATAAAGTTACTCTTGTTTATTTTCTTTAAAAGTTTGTATGTATTGTTCCATGGTCATTAAAATGGTCCTTGGTTTACTACCCTCATAACCCCCTACAATGCCTTTTTTCTCCATTATGTCAATTAACCTCGCTGCCCTCGCATACCCAATATGGAGTCGACGCTGTAACATGGAGATTGATGCATGACCAGTTTCTATTAAAATGCGAACAGCCTCAGGTAAAAGATCATCTTCAACCTCTGCCTCTTGTTTTGCCTTTGGGTCTTCTTTAACCACCGTATCATCATAGATAGGTTCAGATTGCTTTTTCAAAAAAGAGACGACATCCTCCACTTCCCTATCAGACAAAAAGGCTCCCTGTACCCTTATTGGTTTTGAAGCACCCACCGGAAAGTACAACATATCACCCTTACCCAATAGCTTCTCTGCCCCTGCCATATCAAGAATGGTTCTTGAATCCACCTGGGATGACACTGCAAAGGAAATTCTGGAAGGAATGTTTGCTTTTATCAAACCGGTAATGACATCCACTGACGGACGTTGTGTGGCTACAACTAGATGAATGCCAGCAGCCCGAGCCATTTGTGCTAAACGACATATGGCATCTTCTACATCAGCCGGAGCAACCATCATTAAGTCAGCCAACTCATCAATAATTACTACCATTAAAGGTAAGCGATTCTGACCAGTACCGGGTTCGTTTTCACTAAACAGGTTGTTATACATGGTGATATTACGAACCCCAGCCTTGGCAAACAACTCATATCGCTTTTCCATCTCCCGGACGGCCCATCGTAGTGTGGTGGCAGCCTTCTTAGGATTGGTTACAACCGGAGAAACCAGATGAGGTATACCGTTATAGGTGGCTAGTTCAACCATCTTCGGATCTATCATGAGAAATTTGACTTCATCTGGTGTGGCTTTAAAGAGAATGCTGGAAATCAGCGTGTTAATACAAACACTTTTTCCCGCCCCGGTCGCACCGGCAATTAGCAGGTGCGGCATTTTTGTCAAATCAGCCATTATCGGCGTCCCTGCTATATCCTTGCCCAGAGCCACCGTTAAGCTGGAACTTGCATTACTAAATTCTTTTGCTTCCAGTAAGTCTCTAATATGAACCATGGAAATTTCTTTATTGGGAACCTCAATTCCCACCGCTGCTTTACCAGGTATGGGTGCTTCTATACGGACATCCGGTGCAGCCATAGATAAAGCAATGTCATCGGCCAAGCCAACAATTCGACTTACTTTTACACCAGCAGGAGGCTGTATTTCATAACGAGTGATGGCTGGACCACGGGACACCTGTGTAACCTTAGCCTTGATCCCAAAGCTTTCTAAGGTCTCTTCCAGTTTAGCAATATTATCAGTGATATCCTTTGCACTGGAGATATTTTTACTTGCCTTCATAGGACGAGACAGTATGCTTAATGGTGGTAGATTAAATGAGCTCATATCATTCAAAGATAACTGACTATAGGTGATATCGGCTTCATCCCTTTCTGGTTCTAAGGGAGACGCTTGTTCTAAAACAGTAGTTTTGGGTCTTTTATTAATAACAAAATTAAGGGGACCTGTTTTTTCTTTATTATTCATATCCTCTTTATTTTGATCAACAACCGGAAAGTCAATCTCATCCTGAGAACCATTAATAATGACTGGCGTAATTGTTCTTTCCTTAGGTTTTTCTGACTCCATACTTTCCTCAACTTCTGTAAACAAAAAATCATTTAACCTTTTCCCGGTGTGTTCAACACATTCCTTGGCCTTAAAGGTTGTTTTCTGAGCAAGCACTGCCATAGAAATATTGGTCATCAGTAAAAGGGATACGATAAATCCCGAAGTTAATAGAATATAAGTACCTGCTTTTCCGAAGGATTGTATTAACAAAAAGGCCAGCATTGAGCCAATAAGCCCACCACCAGTACCAGCTGTAGCCGCATCGGTAATTCCCATTAAAATTTCTATAAAGGTACCTTTTATGGGACTAAAAAGACTTAAAGATGTTAGGATGAGAAAAAATAATAGTATTGCTCCATAGGCTTTAATATTCACTGGGGTACGCCTTCGGTCTATGATAAGCTTTATACCAAAAAAGCCAAAGAGAAACATCAAAGCGACCCCTCCACAGGTACCAAAGAGACCCTTTAATACGCGTCCCACAAAACCCCCGATTGCCCCCAAGGGTGTATTGGCAAAACTAATCAGTCCTAGCACAGCAATTGATATTAAACCTATGCCAAAGATTTCATATTTTAAATCATTCTTTAATTTCTTTAATAAATCCAAGGCGTGGCACCTCCAAGTAATATATACTACAGAAATTTCCAAAACCCTTTTATCCTTGCAATAAGAGAATTTCCCGAATAAAGAAAAGGATACCAAAACATATTAACATATGAAATATCTTTTAATCTACCTTTAGTAAAGAAAGGAGGGTTCACCCCATGCCCCATACAAAGGGAAAAACAACGGCTCGGGAATTGCTTGACTTAGAAAGTCATTTGATGCTAGAAACCAACATGGTTGGGCAATTTAATCATTTTGCTCAGGAGGCTAGCAATCCCCAGCTACAACAAATTTGCCAGAACATTGCACGTAGCCGCATGGATTGTTTTCAACGATTAGTACAGCACACCAATATTGGAAATATCCAATAACTGAAAGGAGGTTTATCATGCAAGGAGACCAAGTTACCGATAAAAACCTGTGTTTAGCTATGCTTAACCAATTAAAATGGGATGCTTCTTGTTTAACATCTAAAATTCTGGAGTGCTCCGATGCACAGCTTCGCCAGGATTATATTAACATCCTGAACAGAACCTTTGAAGAACAAGTACAGGTATATAACTTTGCCAATCAGCAGGGCTGGCATAAGCCTATGATGGCTGAACAAAATATGGTTACTCAAGTACAGAGCGGTGCACAAAAAATGCTGAATGAGCAACAACAAAGTATGGCTACCCAGCACCAACAAGCACAATATCAGGCCATCCAAAATCAACCAAACATGCTGAATAACAACCAAGGAGTGGGTTATCAAACCTACGCACAGCCCTATTACAACCCACAACAGTATCCATACAATTATGGCGAGACTCAGCAGCAGTTCTTTCCAAGGTAAACAAAATGGCACCTAATCAGGTGCCATTTTGTTTGCAAAACATTAGCTTACGCCATACCCTATAGGGCACAAGAGCCTTTAGGCGACAGCGTAAGCCTTAATTGCCCTTATACAAGTCGGAAAGTTTTATACTTTCTGATTTGCTAAAGAAAGCCCCTCCTTTTCCTTTTAGGAGGGGCTTATTCGAGCATATCAAAAAGCATAGCATTTTCCTATGCATAGTTAAACTAGCTCTCGTGAAGTTTCGTTTTTTCTAAGTGGTTACCAAACCAGGATAAACGTCCTTACGTAAAAAGTGGGTCGGATCCGTACTATTAATCCTTACCACTCGTCTTTGACCTGTTTCAATCTTTTCCAACAAAACCGGTATTCCTGCCACTTCGGATGCCTCATAAGCTGCATAGGTATTATTATTGAAACCTTCTAATACATATTCTAAGGGGAGTGATGTCCATAAAATCATTGCAACTGACACCTCTCCTTACCTTTCTGCTCCTCAATTAATTCCTTTAGTTTACACATAGCTTGACCAACACCACCAACAGCATCGATTAACCCGGTTTCCACAGCATCTTTACCAATAACCACTGTGCCAATATCCCTGGCAAGTTCTCCGGTCTTAAACATTAATTGTCTAAATTTTTCTTCTGTTACTCTTGAATGTTCGGTTACAAATCGGATAACTCTGTCCTGCATTTTATCCAGATAATCATAGGTTTGAGGTACGCCTATGACTAACCCATTGAGCCTGATTGGATGGATTGTCATAGATGCGGTAGGCGCAATGTAACTATATTTACTTGATACAGCAATGGGTACGCCTATGCTATGTCCTCCTCCCAACACCAAAGTTACGGTAGGTTTTGTCATTGTTGCAACAACTTCTGCAATGGCTAAACCTGCTTCCACATCTCCACCCACTGTATTAAGAACCAATAATACGCCTTCAACATTATCATCTTGTTCAATTCCTACCAACTGAGGTATGATATGTTCATATTTTGTAGTTTTATTTTGGGCGGGCAACATAATATGTCCTTCAATCTGACCCACTATTGTGACACAATGAATATTGCTTTTTATATTTTCCGGGATTGTAGGCGTTCCCAATTCTTTAATGTTTTCCAAAGTTCCTTTAGCTTGTCCTGTTACACGCTTGGGCGTGCCAGGAACTCCAGGGGCCGCAGGATTTGGTTGGGGCATAGGTGGGATACCGGGAGGCTGCAGGGGATTCGGATTGAAGGGGACTTGTCCGGGATTATCAGCAGTATAACTTGGTCTCATTACCATTAAAAGAGTCACTCCTCTTGTTTTTCTAGTACCTTGGTACTAGTATGCTTGCATATTCTCTGTAAAATGTATGGTTATGTTAAATTTGGAGAAGTTTTTTATACATTTTTTATTCCTTAAGAAAGCTTGGTTAACAAGAACTTTTACAACAGCCTAAGGCTCAGTTACCTTAAGCATATCGGGACTGTTATACTTTCCAATATACCATAGAAAAAACCCCTGTCCTTTTGATGTAGGACAGGGGTTTTAACCTTATACTTCCATGATGATCGGTAAGATCATTGGCCTTCTCCTAGTTCTTTCGTATAAAAACTTGCCTAAGTCATCTCTAACTTGAGACTTAATTGCTGCCCATTCCGAAATTCCACGGGTACAACATTTATCTAAGGCTAGTTTAACCTTATTTTTTGCTTCTTCCATCAGAATTTCCGATTCGCGAACATAGACAAATCCCCTCGAAACAATGTCAGGTCCTGCTAGAACCTTATTGTTTTGTTTATCCATGGTTACAACCACGATTAAAATACCATCCTGCGATAATTGCTTTCTATCTCGCAAAACAATATTTCCAACATCCCCAACGCCTAGCCCGTCCACAAGAATTTTTCCCGAAGTCACTCTTCCTGCCATTCTGCCATACCTACGGGAAAACTCAAAGACCTGGCCATTTTCGCCCACAAAAATATTTTCTCCAGGGATTCCAAGTTCACGGGCCAACTCCGCATGCTTCTTCAGCATTCTATATTCTCCATGAACAGGTATAAAGAATTTAGGGCGAACTAAATTAAGCATTAACTTTAATTCTTCTTGACTGGGGTGACCAGAAACATGAATCCCGGAAACAGCTTCATAAATTACCTTAGCACCCAACTTAAAAAGTTGATCAATAATCCGAGCAACTAATTTCTCATTGCCGGGTATCGGGGTAGCAGAGATGATGACAGTATCTCCCGGCATAATATCAACTTGCCGATGGTCATTCATAGCAATTCGGGTTAATGCAGACATAGGTTCACCTTGACTGCCTGTGGTAATAAGGACAACC
This genomic interval from Desulforamulus reducens MI-1 contains the following:
- a CDS encoding DNA-processing protein DprA — encoded protein: MYHYLGFFPENKEIIAIIGPRRPIKGSSASEILQHQRDCDIAYHLAQQAARKDVVVLSGLATGIDTAAHLGCLDAGGITVAVVPFGLSAPISPAENRSLFHQIVHKGGCIVSQFKPKQPAAKWTFIVRDKTQAELSSKIVVVGTFPPNGLIVGGTRHCALWGRKMGKPLFHYREFNGQYVIYKDQQVSIGEI
- a CDS encoding IS1380-like element ISDre2 family transposase → MMVSQFITTNQLETLTRQQRRDLERKYQKKLHSLQRLTSKSDLPISFDNTSVTAYGNFGILEAFKQAIDFKGMLKGVSLKRHHNCKYSDTGLLDTIIDALSLGLLRFSHMNALQTDPGYQKIKEVTQVPDESTLRNFLSLICEQEALNQLPLVNQEMLSLKAKSDQPREVWLDIDDSVLTVFGKQEGSKVGYNPRYHGRPSYKVKVAFISGTCELVNAGLYSGNVASNGQFMEFLKETLEILAAQNILVKGIRIDKGFFDEDNFAYLEEQGIEYICKAKLTSNMRKVIKYLDDQNQWQSLSNHYAAAEITIPLPKWSKARRFVFIRETQEPKACGDQLNFDLKTFDYQVIITSSDEHNPEEVWHEYNKRCNIENKIDELKVGLGFEKMSQAEMDRNKAFMWLKVLSYNLLNWFRLALLDGKDSRAEVPTIRRKILNVPGNIVGNNRYRHIKLAPNPWLQKALKNAKEKLQEFLCIQAWVAVSSG
- a CDS encoding helix-turn-helix domain-containing protein, with translation MVAVGEALRSARKEKGYSFEYLEEATKIRAKYLEALENEEFDILPGPVYAKAFLRTYAKYLEINTEEIMEEYGQITQDNQPPVEEKKQADPEPVISGNKMWRYVAAGLAIVSLLAFNTFYNNSGQTKDNKPDLPKTAQDNLNSSAEKTPSQINVPTKPRTPQEMDGVRVVLKVTEKQSWMQVEADGNTVFSGLVGAGEMKDFKAQEKIFLHVGNAGVVEVNVNGKNLGRLGENGKVVRIPFNAGEDPKLTQG
- the mnmH gene encoding tRNA 2-selenouridine(34) synthase MnmH; its protein translation is MLKDIFINQALQQNDACFIDLRSEGEFAEGSIPGAINIPLFTNEERAKVGIVYKQVGTEAAKRLGLEIASPKLPALYDDISKLAKDKTVFLYCWRGGMRSKYAASILNTLGINLYRIQGGYKAYRKHIHAYLDQDLIPHKCIVLHGLTGVGKTIVLNNLNRFGIPVLDLESIACHRGSAYGKIGLPESPSQKDFESSIVQTLIRAEDKGMVAVECESRRVGKLIVPTSVFNAMSQGYRVLMYASIEKRVQRIIDEYTKGPDNNIEMLKLSTALLKKSLGNKTVEELNQKIDERKFEEVIPYLLTKYYDPLYKYPDSPNDEYDLSVDCDDLNEATGIIANWVTSLPEYGIPAKIGGDDGGSRGSFKERKKRKGLLV
- a CDS encoding FtsK/SpoIIIE family DNA translocase; translation: MDLLKKLKNDLKYEIFGIGLISIAVLGLISFANTPLGAIGGFVGRVLKGLFGTCGGVALMFLFGFFGIKLIIDRRRTPVNIKAYGAILLFFLILTSLSLFSPIKGTFIEILMGITDAATAGTGGGLIGSMLAFLLIQSFGKAGTYILLTSGFIVSLLLMTNISMAVLAQKTTFKAKECVEHTGKRLNDFLFTEVEESMESEKPKERTITPVIINGSQDEIDFPVVDQNKEDMNNKEKTGPLNFVINKRPKTTVLEQASPLEPERDEADITYSQLSLNDMSSFNLPPLSILSRPMKASKNISSAKDITDNIAKLEETLESFGIKAKVTQVSRGPAITRYEIQPPAGVKVSRIVGLADDIALSMAAPDVRIEAPIPGKAAVGIEVPNKEISMVHIRDLLEAKEFSNASSSLTVALGKDIAGTPIMADLTKMPHLLIAGATGAGKSVCINTLISSILFKATPDEVKFLMIDPKMVELATYNGIPHLVSPVVTNPKKAATTLRWAVREMEKRYELFAKAGVRNITMYNNLFSENEPGTGQNRLPLMVVIIDELADLMMVAPADVEDAICRLAQMARAAGIHLVVATQRPSVDVITGLIKANIPSRISFAVSSQVDSRTILDMAGAEKLLGKGDMLYFPVGASKPIRVQGAFLSDREVEDVVSFLKKQSEPIYDDTVVKEDPKAKQEAEVEDDLLPEAVRILIETGHASISMLQRRLHIGYARAARLIDIMEKKGIVGGYEGSKPRTILMTMEQYIQTFKENKQE
- a CDS encoding spore coat protein — translated: MPHTKGKTTARELLDLESHLMLETNMVGQFNHFAQEASNPQLQQICQNIARSRMDCFQRLVQHTNIGNIQ
- a CDS encoding spore coat protein codes for the protein MQGDQVTDKNLCLAMLNQLKWDASCLTSKILECSDAQLRQDYINILNRTFEEQVQVYNFANQQGWHKPMMAEQNMVTQVQSGAQKMLNEQQQSMATQHQQAQYQAIQNQPNMLNNNQGVGYQTYAQPYYNPQQYPYNYGETQQQFFPR
- a CDS encoding YlzJ-like family protein: MILWTSLPLEYVLEGFNNNTYAAYEASEVAGIPVLLEKIETGQRRVVRINSTDPTHFLRKDVYPGLVTT
- a CDS encoding ClpP family protease produces the protein MVMRPSYTADNPGQVPFNPNPLQPPGIPPMPQPNPAAPGVPGTPKRVTGQAKGTLENIKELGTPTIPENIKSNIHCVTIVGQIEGHIMLPAQNKTTKYEHIIPQLVGIEQDDNVEGVLLVLNTVGGDVEAGLAIAEVVATMTKPTVTLVLGGGHSIGVPIAVSSKYSYIAPTASMTIHPIRLNGLVIGVPQTYDYLDKMQDRVIRFVTEHSRVTEEKFRQLMFKTGELARDIGTVVIGKDAVETGLIDAVGGVGQAMCKLKELIEEQKGKERCQLQ